The following are encoded together in the Myxococcales bacterium genome:
- a CDS encoding TolC family protein, giving the protein MPTDLYDASSDAPRRRLPLALFLCAERAFAAPSPMDVFVAEVVRNNPSLSARALTRAAVVREASAAGLWPDPIGAVMLDNVPEREGGGMPMIRYQVSQMVPWPGKLGLMRDAVTRRADRAQADTEARRLELVLDASRAYLMLALNARRRGVNRASTGLLDIVQRASIARYGAGVGEHHDVSRAQVERNALDLALIDLDGERSAIVAMMNALRNRSSEEPIADPAPSKGDVPALPPRRDLEALAIAQRPELKRMRAMLREENAMASLARRERYPDVMTSVWYNQVLGAPDSAGMMLGATLPVFGVRRQNRLAGAADLRSQSVDRDVEAMRAMIRFEVADASRKVNTAGKTLVFLRDVAQKRAEDSFQSAIAGYSAGTLAIVGVLDAWRSLLAVELARAEATVMQSMAWAELERAVGARVGAGVR; this is encoded by the coding sequence ATGCCGACAGATCTTTACGATGCATCGAGCGATGCTCCTCGCCGTCGGCTTCCTCTGGCGCTCTTCCTTTGCGCTGAGCGGGCCTTCGCCGCGCCGTCGCCGATGGACGTGTTCGTGGCGGAGGTCGTGCGTAACAACCCATCGCTCAGCGCGCGAGCCTTGACCCGAGCGGCCGTCGTCCGAGAGGCGTCTGCAGCCGGACTCTGGCCTGACCCGATCGGGGCCGTGATGCTCGACAACGTTCCCGAGCGCGAGGGCGGAGGAATGCCGATGATCCGCTATCAAGTCAGCCAGATGGTGCCCTGGCCGGGCAAGCTCGGTCTGATGCGCGACGCGGTCACCCGGCGTGCGGACCGGGCGCAAGCGGACACCGAAGCGCGGCGCCTCGAGCTCGTCCTCGATGCGAGCCGCGCCTATCTGATGCTGGCGCTGAACGCCCGGCGGCGAGGGGTCAATCGGGCCAGTACGGGGCTGCTCGACATCGTGCAGCGCGCGTCGATCGCCCGCTACGGGGCGGGTGTCGGAGAGCATCACGACGTGTCGCGTGCCCAGGTCGAGCGCAACGCGCTGGACCTGGCGTTGATCGATCTGGACGGGGAGCGAAGCGCCATCGTGGCGATGATGAACGCGCTCCGGAACCGGAGCTCGGAGGAGCCGATCGCCGATCCCGCGCCCTCGAAGGGCGATGTGCCGGCGCTGCCCCCGCGTCGCGACCTCGAGGCCCTGGCGATCGCCCAGCGACCCGAGCTCAAACGGATGCGAGCGATGCTGCGCGAGGAAAACGCGATGGCGTCACTGGCGCGGCGCGAACGTTATCCCGACGTCATGACCTCGGTCTGGTACAACCAGGTGCTCGGTGCACCCGACAGCGCGGGCATGATGCTCGGCGCGACCCTGCCCGTGTTCGGCGTGCGGAGGCAGAACCGCCTGGCTGGCGCGGCGGATCTCCGAAGCCAGAGCGTGGACCGCGACGTGGAAGCCATGCGCGCGATGATCCGCTTCGAGGTCGCAGACGCTTCCCGCAAGGTCAATACGGCCGGAAAGACCCTGGTGTTCTTGCGCGATGTCGCACAGAAGCGTGCCGAGGACAGCTTTCAGTCTGCGATCGCGGGCTACTCGGCAGGAACGCTCGCCATCGTCGGCGTGCTCGATGCCTGGCGATCGCTTCTGGCGGTCGAGCTGGCTCGTGCCGAGGCCACGGTGATGCAGAGCATGGCCTGGGCGGAGCTCGAGCGGGCCGTGGGAGCACGAGTGGGGGCAGGTGTCCGATGA
- a CDS encoding efflux RND transporter periplasmic adaptor subunit, whose protein sequence is MKRATRCLAAISALLLAWGCKAPPHGGERAGASAEPPPRAAPAGGEHAGHAAGQDAGAGPPAGYAAFTLSADKARAVGLQTAHVEQRDFTRAVRTVGALVLDETRTSHVHSKVRGWIESVSADFVGKRVRRGAPLCSIYSQEVYAAELEFLSVLEQSTPRAPLAGAFADAERRAQSQLLGAARRRLQLWDVPKAELERLERSREARRTFTLAAPRAGVILAKQSLAGMFIEPSVELYVISDVDKLWVLADIYDTDVPFVRLGEAAKLTFGGSAEERKATVAFIPPTIEERTRTLKVRFEVDNKDGRLRPGAFATVEMNLPMGRSLAVPENAVIHAGTRKLAFVVTGDRVEPREIVLGPVVGGFYRVERGLSEHDQVAVNAQFLIDSESRLRATSSPGGGHAGH, encoded by the coding sequence ATGAAACGCGCGACGCGCTGCCTGGCTGCGATCTCCGCGCTGCTTCTCGCGTGGGGGTGCAAGGCGCCCCCTCATGGCGGCGAGCGCGCAGGAGCGTCCGCCGAGCCGCCGCCGAGAGCGGCACCTGCCGGGGGAGAGCACGCGGGGCATGCTGCCGGGCAGGACGCAGGCGCTGGCCCGCCCGCGGGGTATGCAGCCTTCACACTGTCGGCGGACAAGGCACGCGCCGTGGGGCTTCAGACCGCGCACGTCGAGCAGCGGGACTTCACGCGCGCCGTGCGCACGGTGGGAGCGCTGGTGCTCGACGAGACACGCACCTCCCACGTGCACTCCAAGGTGCGCGGCTGGATCGAGAGCGTGAGCGCAGATTTTGTAGGCAAACGTGTTCGCCGGGGAGCACCGCTCTGCAGCATCTACAGCCAAGAGGTCTACGCAGCAGAGCTCGAATTCCTGTCCGTGCTCGAGCAGAGCACGCCTCGCGCCCCGCTCGCGGGGGCGTTCGCAGATGCCGAGCGAAGGGCCCAGAGCCAGCTGCTCGGCGCCGCCCGGCGCCGCCTTCAGCTCTGGGACGTGCCGAAGGCCGAGCTCGAACGCCTGGAGCGCAGTCGCGAGGCGCGTCGGACCTTCACCCTGGCAGCGCCCCGCGCGGGAGTGATCCTGGCCAAGCAGTCGCTCGCCGGAATGTTCATCGAGCCCTCGGTCGAGCTCTACGTGATCTCTGACGTCGACAAGCTCTGGGTGCTCGCCGACATCTACGATACGGACGTTCCCTTCGTCCGCCTCGGTGAAGCGGCGAAGCTCACGTTCGGCGGCTCGGCGGAGGAACGCAAAGCCACGGTGGCGTTCATTCCGCCCACCATCGAAGAACGAACGCGCACGTTGAAGGTGCGTTTCGAGGTCGACAACAAGGACGGGCGGCTCAGGCCCGGCGCGTTCGCCACGGTCGAGATGAACCTGCCCATGGGGCGCTCGCTCGCGGTGCCCGAAAATGCGGTGATCCACGCCGGCACGAGGAAGCTCGCCTTCGTCGTCACGGGCGACCGGGTCGAACCGCGCGAAATCGTGCTCGGTCCCGTCGTCGGTGGCTTCTACCGCGTGGAGCGTGGCCTCTCCGAGCACGACCAGGTCGCGGTCAACGCGCAGTTCTTGATCGACTCCGAGAGCCGCCTGCGCGCAACGAGCAGCCCAGGGGGCGGTCATGCCGGGCACTGA